The Castor canadensis chromosome 13, mCasCan1.hap1v2, whole genome shotgun sequence genome has a window encoding:
- the LOC141415496 gene encoding uncharacterized protein, whose translation MSLKALELLRHLHPVTITQWSRLRPHCKEREEGGARQVSGRGSSDATQAPAPSRDLLGGRGAEPQRVRGHLLSSASSATAGSCQELNCGGRWRECAHAELRGPGWAAALAVSRDQQRGLGRLALGRVRSWVPPRRPGPGGRYLFPVGLGVQPRGPRRASHRLLFLGCPLPWRIQILPESFPTLAGIARSPGPASRPWTVILLYTLSASCVSVMTDACHHVQLLLVEMRSSIVLPQMVLNCDPPNDCLSGR comes from the exons CCAGTTACTATAACCCAGTGGTCCAGGCTCCGCCCCCACtgcaaggagagggaggagggcgggGCTCGGCAGGTTTCTGGGCGGGGCTCGAGTGACGCAACCCAAGCGCCAGCGCCCTCGCGTGACCTGCTCGGCGGTCGCGGCGCAGAGCCGCAGCGTGTGCGTGGACACCTCCTTTCCTCCGCTTCCTCGGCTACCGCGGGTTCTTGCCAGGAGCTGAACTGCGGCGGCAGGTGGAGGGAATGCGCGCATGCAGAGCTGCGGGGCCCGGGTTGGGCGGCGGCACTCGCGGTCTCCCGAGACCAGCAGAGAGGTCTGGGCCGCCTGGCACTGGGCCGAGTTCGGAGCTGGGTCCCGCCTCGCAGGCCGGGCCCAGGTGGGCGGTACCTTTTCCCGGTGGGTTTGGGGGTGCAGCCGCGTGGGCCCAGGCGGGCGTCGCACAGGCTTCTCTTCCTAGGCTGCCCTCTGCCTTGGCGAATCCAAATCCTCCCTGAGTCCTTTCCGACCCTTGCTGGCATCGCGCGGAGCCCCGGACCTGCATCGCGG CcgtggacagtgatcctcctatataccctttctgcttcctgtgttTCTGTGATGACAGATgcctgccaccatgtccagcttttattggttgagatgaggtctagcaTTGTTTTGCCCCagatggtcttgaactgtgatcctcccaatgacTGCCTTTCAG gACGCTGA
- the LOC141415497 gene encoding uncharacterized protein, with the protein MEGLKRVVDGPVTITQWSRLRPHCKEREEGGARQVSGRGSSDATQAPAPSRDLLGGRGAEPQRVRGHLLSSASSATAGSCQELNCGGRWRECAHAELRGPGWAAALAVSRDQQRGLGRLALGRVRSWVPPRRPGPGGRYLFPVGLGVQPRGPRRASHRLLFLGCPLPWRIQILPESFPTLAGIARSPGPASRPWTVILLYTLSASCVSVMTDACHHVQLLLVEMRSSIVLPQMVLNCDPPNDCLSGR; encoded by the exons ATGGAGGGGTTAAAAAGAGtagtagatggg CCAGTTACTATAACCCAGTGGTCCAGGCTCCGCCCCCACtgcaaggagagggaggagggcgggGCTCGGCAGGTTTCTGGGCGGGGCTCGAGTGACGCAACCCAAGCGCCAGCGCCCTCGCGTGACCTGCTCGGCGGTCGCGGCGCAGAGCCGCAGCGTGTGCGTGGACACCTCCTTTCCTCCGCTTCCTCGGCTACCGCGGGTTCTTGCCAGGAGCTGAACTGCGGCGGCAGGTGGAGGGAATGCGCGCATGCAGAGCTGCGGGGCCCGGGTTGGGCGGCGGCACTCGCGGTCTCCCGAGACCAGCAGAGAGGTCTGGGCCGCCTGGCACTGGGCCGAGTTCGGAGCTGGGTCCCGCCTCGCAGGCCGGGCCCAGGTGGGCGGTACCTTTTCCCGGTGGGTTTGGGGGTGCAGCCGCGTGGGCCCAGGCGGGCGTCGCACAGGCTTCTCTTCCTAGGCTGCCCTCTGCCTTGGCGAATCCAAATCCTCCCTGAGTCCTTTCCGACCCTTGCTGGCATCGCGCGGAGCCCCGGACCTGCATCGCGG CcgtggacagtgatcctcctatataccctttctgcttcctgtgttTCTGTGATGACAGATgcctgccaccatgtccagcttttattggttgagatgaggtctagcaTTGTTTTGCCCCagatggtcttgaactgtgatcctcccaatgacTGCCTTTCAG